The region TTGACGCAGCGCACGGTGCTCCGTGCCCATCCTCGAAGGTTCTTACGGGCGGTCCCGAAGATATGCCTCCTCCCCGCGTCTACATCACCGGCTCCATGGGCAGCGGCAAGAGCACCGCCGGCCCCCTCGTCGCCGAGCAACTCGGCTATCGCTTCCTCGACCTCGACGCCGAGGTGGAGCGTGCCGCCGGAGCGACGATCTCCGAGCTGTTCGTCCGGCGCGGCGAGCGCACGTTCCGCGCCCTCGAAACGGCCGTGCTGTCCGAGGCCGCTGCGCAGGAGCGGGTCGTCGTTGCCACGGGCGGGGGCGCGCTCGCCAACGAAGGCAACTTGCTGATGGCCGAGACCAGCGGGTTCATCGTGTACCTCAAGCTGTCCCCGGCCGTGCTTGCGGGACGCCTCCACGGCCCCAACGGCCGTCCGCTGCTCCACGACGAAGAGGGGCACCCGATGACGGAAGAGCAGATCGTCACGCGGCTCGGCGAACTGATCGACCAGCGCGAGCGGTTCTACCAGCACGCCGACGTCGTGATCGAGGCCGAAGGAATGACGCCGCCCGAAGTGGCCGCCGCCATCGTCGAATCGCTCCCGGTTGTTGCGGCGTGAGTCCTACGCGAGCCGGAACGAGCGCCGGTGGTGGGGGCTCGGGCCGTGAAGGCGAAGCGCATCGTAGTGGGCGGCGGTGGGGTATCCCTTGTGGCCGGCCCATCCGTACGCGGGGAAGTCGTCGTGGAGCCGGACCATCAGCCGATCCCGCGTCACCTTCGCCACGATGGAAGCGGCGGCGATCGACAGGCTGCGGGCGTCGCCTTTGACGACGGTCTCCTGCGGCCACGGAGCTTCTTCGATGGCCTTGTTGCCGTCGATCAGCAGGCAGTCCGGCGCGAGCGCGAGGTCGTGCACGGCGCGGCGCATCGCTTCCAGCGAGGCATGCAGGATGTTTAGTTCGTCGATCTCGGCCGGCGAGCACTGCCCGATGCCGACGGCGAGGGCCTCGGCGACGATCCGGTCTATGAGCCCTTCCCGCACGACCGGCGTCAGCTTCTTCGAGTCGTCGAGCCCAACGATCCGGGTTCCGGGCGCGAACACAACCGCCGCGGCCACGACGGGCCCAGCAAGGCATCCTCGTCCCGCCTCATCGACGCCCGCTACCCACCGATACCCGTGCGTCCAATAACGATGCTCTATCTCGAACGTAGGCATAAAATCGTAGCGGTCGGAGTGTTTTAGGGAAGTGCTCTATGGCTGGCATGGAGGATGACGAGCGGGCGTTCACGCCCTCGCTGACGGAAATATCGCCTGGAGATCCCTACGCTGCGCGGCTCGCTCCCCAGCACGCTACGTGAAGCGAGGCCGAAAACGAGCAGGTGCGAGGGCTGGTTGATGTGGAGGGCGAAACCATCTATATTGGGGCACGTTTATGTACGCGATACACGCCTCACGTAGCTGCCCCGTCGGTATGGCAGTAGAATCACGAGGCTCCAGGTAGTTCGCGGTGGGCTCGCGGATTCATGCTGCGACGTGCAGCAGGCCACATGCAAGGAACGAGGGCGTACCCGCGCCGTGGCCCACTTGTTGCTGTGAAGAGGGAGGGATGCGTCGAGGGAGTGCACGCACGTGCTGTGTCCGCTCTTTCCTCTCCGCAACGCCCACGAGCCTGCAACGCCCACGAGCCGAGCGCCTCGCCCTTCGAACGCATCGGCACTTGCCTACCAGTTTTTCTCCGCGGCTTCGACCGGCTCGGCCGAGCGCGCCGCCTTCTGGCCTGCCCCTTACAGCTTAAGGCTATCGACTGTCGCCCCACGCAGGCGGATTCCGCCGGCCCCGGTACTGAGCACTCGCGCTCCCGCAGGGTACGTGCCACGGGCGATCCCCCCATATGCGACTCATCCGGCTTGTCTGGCCGGTCAACGCTTCGTTTCACCTATTCACAGATTCATGGCAGAAGAGCAACGCGGAGGCCGTTCCGGCCAGAACAACCGCGGCAACCGCAACGACAACAAGAACCAGGGCAACAACGCTCAGGGCGGGGGCCGCAAGCGCAACCGGAACCGCGGGCGTGGCAAGCAGGACAAGGAGAGCAGCCATCCCGGTAAGCCCTTCACCGGCATGCTGGAGATGATCGGGGACAAGAACTTCGGATTCATCCGAGGCTTCGACCCCGCACTGCCGAAGGGTGATAACGACCCCTTCATGCCGCCCCCGCTGATCGATAAGTACAACCTCCGCGACGGGGTCCTGCTCGAAGGCACCATCAAGCCCGGCCGCAAAGGCGCCTGGCAGGTCACCGACCTCGACAAGGTGATGGGCGTCACGCCGGACGAGTGGAAGGAGTTCGGGAGCTACGACGAGGGGGTAACGATCTACCCCAACGAGAAGCTCACGCTCGTCTCGGAGCCCACGGACGTGACGATGCGCGTCATCGATCTCGTCGCCCCGCTCGGGAAGGGGCAGCGCGCGCTCATCGTCGCGCCGCCGCGTACGGGCAAGACGGTGATGCTGAAGAAGCTCGCCCGCGCGCTCGAAGAGAACCACCCCGAAGTCGAACTCGTCGCGCTCCTCGTGGACGAGCGGCCCGAAGAGGTCACCGACTTCAAGCGGACGACGAAGTGCACCGTCTTCGCCTCCTCGAACGATCACGAGGAGGACAACCACGTCCGCGTCGCCACGCTCGCCTTCGAGTACTCGCGGCGGCTCGTGGAGATGGGCAAGGACGTCGTGATGCTGCTCGACTCGCTGACGCGCCTCGGGCGGACGTTCAACCTGTGGGGCGGCAACTCGGGCCGCACGATGTCCGGCGGCCTCGACGCCCGCGCCCTCATCATCCCGCGCAAGATCTTCGGCGCGGCGCGCAACATCGAACACGGCGGCAGCCTCACGATCATCGCCACGGCGCTCATCGAGACGGGCAGCCGGATGGACGACGTGATCTTCGAGGAGTTCAAGGGCACCGGCAACGCCGAGATCGTCCTTGA is a window of Rhodothermales bacterium DNA encoding:
- the rho gene encoding transcription termination factor Rho, producing MAEEQRGGRSGQNNRGNRNDNKNQGNNAQGGGRKRNRNRGRGKQDKESSHPGKPFTGMLEMIGDKNFGFIRGFDPALPKGDNDPFMPPPLIDKYNLRDGVLLEGTIKPGRKGAWQVTDLDKVMGVTPDEWKEFGSYDEGVTIYPNEKLTLVSEPTDVTMRVIDLVAPLGKGQRALIVAPPRTGKTVMLKKLARALEENHPEVELVALLVDERPEEVTDFKRTTKCTVFASSNDHEEDNHVRVATLAFEYSRRLVEMGKDVVMLLDSLTRLGRTFNLWGGNSGRTMSGGLDARALIIPRKIFGAARNIEHGGSLTIIATALIETGSRMDDVIFEEFKGTGNAEIVLDRELADKRIFPAINLRKSGTRNEERLLGEMTKYHHMLFRALNSRHPVEAMQALIRHIQMSPDNIHLLNELIPAEM
- a CDS encoding shikimate kinase, which encodes MPPPRVYITGSMGSGKSTAGPLVAEQLGYRFLDLDAEVERAAGATISELFVRRGERTFRALETAVLSEAAAQERVVVATGGGALANEGNLLMAETSGFIVYLKLSPAVLAGRLHGPNGRPLLHDEEGHPMTEEQIVTRLGELIDQRERFYQHADVVIEAEGMTPPEVAAAIVESLPVVAA
- a CDS encoding ribonuclease HII; the protein is MPTFEIEHRYWTHGYRWVAGVDEAGRGCLAGPVVAAAVVFAPGTRIVGLDDSKKLTPVVREGLIDRIVAEALAVGIGQCSPAEIDELNILHASLEAMRRAVHDLALAPDCLLIDGNKAIEEAPWPQETVVKGDARSLSIAAASIVAKVTRDRLMVRLHDDFPAYGWAGHKGYPTAAHYDALRLHGPSPHHRRSFRLA